The following are from one region of the Paraglaciecola sp. L1A13 genome:
- the gpsA gene encoding NAD(P)H-dependent glycerol-3-phosphate dehydrogenase produces the protein MKQTVSVLGAGSYGTALAFCLARNGVVTTLWGRDPKQMHDMAAARSNQKYLPGAIFPEPLSIEADLSTAVSLNNDLLIVTPSHGFSALLRQIKPMLTSKHRIIWATKGLDPENGRLLQDVAREILGDTIPLAVVSGPTFAKEMVAGLPTAISVSSTDDQLATDFANMLHCSRSFRVYKNNDFVGVQLGGAVKNVIAIGAGLADGLGFGSNARTALITRGLAELTRLGITLGAQPETFMGMAGLGDLVLTCTDNQSRNRRFGLALGAGKSIDDAIEEIGQVVEGYRNTKEVHQLAARHNVEMPICEQIYKVLYEAKPAREAALALLGREQTSE, from the coding sequence ATGAAACAAACAGTTTCAGTATTAGGGGCGGGGTCGTATGGCACCGCCCTTGCTTTTTGTCTCGCCAGAAATGGCGTTGTCACCACATTGTGGGGCCGAGATCCAAAGCAAATGCACGACATGGCCGCTGCCAGAAGTAATCAAAAATACTTACCTGGAGCAATATTCCCTGAGCCGTTAAGTATTGAAGCCGATTTATCCACAGCAGTCAGTCTCAACAATGATTTGCTGATTGTAACCCCCAGCCACGGTTTTTCGGCGCTGTTACGTCAAATTAAACCTATGCTCACATCGAAGCACAGAATTATTTGGGCTACCAAAGGCCTTGACCCCGAAAACGGCAGGTTATTGCAAGATGTGGCGCGCGAAATACTCGGTGACACTATTCCTCTTGCAGTGGTGTCAGGCCCTACCTTCGCCAAAGAAATGGTTGCAGGGTTACCCACCGCTATTTCCGTGTCATCAACCGACGACCAATTAGCCACTGATTTTGCCAATATGCTGCACTGCTCTCGTTCATTTCGCGTCTACAAAAATAATGATTTTGTTGGTGTGCAATTAGGCGGCGCAGTAAAGAACGTAATTGCCATAGGCGCAGGCTTAGCTGACGGCTTAGGTTTTGGTTCAAACGCCAGAACAGCTTTGATCACCCGCGGCCTAGCAGAGTTAACTCGCTTGGGTATAACGTTAGGCGCACAGCCTGAAACCTTTATGGGAATGGCAGGCCTAGGTGACTTAGTATTAACCTGCACTGACAATCAATCCCGTAATCGGCGCTTCGGTTTAGCCTTAGGCGCCGGTAAAAGCATTGACGATGCGATTGAAGAAATTGGTCAAGTGGTTGAAGGCTATCGCAATACCAAAGAAGTACATCAATTGGCTGCTCGTCACAACGTAGAAATGCCAATCTGCGAGCAAATATACAAAGTTCTATACGAAGCCAAACCCGCAAGAGAAGCGGCGTTGGCCTTGCTAGGTAGAGAGCAAACATCAGAATAA
- the secB gene encoding protein-export chaperone SecB, which translates to MAEENQTNPADAAQAAQGPQFAIQRIYTKDISFETPNSPAVFQKEWKPEVQLDLDTRSTLIEENVYEIVLAVTVTAMLGEETAFLCEVQQAGIFAIGEMPEQNKAHMLGSFCPNTLFPYARETISNLVNRGTFPPLNLAPVNFDAIFAAYMQKRAAQQAQEQAPTQLDA; encoded by the coding sequence ATGGCTGAAGAAAACCAAACAAATCCAGCTGACGCAGCGCAAGCCGCTCAGGGACCTCAATTCGCAATTCAACGTATCTACACCAAGGATATTTCATTTGAAACGCCAAACTCACCAGCTGTTTTTCAAAAAGAATGGAAACCTGAAGTTCAATTAGATTTGGACACTCGTAGTACACTGATTGAAGAAAACGTCTACGAGATCGTCTTGGCAGTGACCGTGACGGCTATGTTAGGTGAAGAAACAGCCTTTTTATGCGAAGTACAGCAAGCGGGTATTTTTGCTATAGGTGAAATGCCAGAGCAAAATAAAGCGCATATGTTGGGTTCTTTTTGCCCGAACACGCTTTTCCCTTATGCTCGTGAAACGATTTCTAATTTAGTAAATCGTGGTACTTTCCCACCGCTTAATCTTGCGCCTGTTAACTTTGATGCTATTTTTGCGGCTTACATGCAAAAACGTGCGGCTCAACAAGCTCAAGAGCAAGCACCTACGCAGTTAGACGCGTAA
- the grxC gene encoding glutaredoxin 3 encodes MSKVEIYTKGHCPYCHRAKALLEQKGVQYTEFKVDVQPELRAEMIKRANGGSTVPQIFIGAQHVGGCDDMFALESQNKLDTLLSA; translated from the coding sequence ATGAGTAAAGTCGAGATTTACACTAAAGGACATTGTCCATATTGTCACCGCGCCAAAGCATTATTAGAGCAAAAAGGCGTGCAATACACAGAATTTAAAGTGGATGTTCAACCCGAATTACGCGCAGAAATGATTAAACGCGCAAATGGCGGTTCAACCGTGCCACAAATATTTATTGGTGCGCAGCATGTCGGCGGTTGTGACGATATGTTCGCATTAGAATCACAAAATAAACTAGATACATTACTTTCTGCTTAA
- a CDS encoding rhodanese-like domain-containing protein, which yields MDQVIEFATNHYILAGLFVALLLSLLYTTVASSFSKLKELSTHEATLLMNKNDAMVLDIRPVAEFKKGHILGAKQIKPEYVTKGDFTSLENQKDKPIIVVCAMGMTCKRTANQMLKEGFEQVTVLKGGMNAWQGASLPISK from the coding sequence ATGGATCAAGTGATTGAATTTGCTACAAATCACTACATTTTAGCGGGTTTATTCGTCGCTTTATTATTATCACTACTATACACCACGGTTGCGAGTTCATTTTCGAAACTAAAAGAGCTTAGTACCCACGAAGCAACACTTTTAATGAATAAAAATGATGCCATGGTGCTAGATATCCGCCCTGTGGCCGAATTTAAGAAGGGTCATATTTTAGGTGCTAAACAAATAAAGCCCGAATACGTGACGAAGGGCGATTTTACTAGCCTTGAAAATCAAAAAGACAAACCCATTATTGTTGTGTGTGCAATGGGAATGACATGTAAACGTACTGCCAACCAAATGCTTAAGGAAGGTTTTGAGCAGGTAACCGTTCTTAAAGGTGGAATGAACGCTTGGCAAGGCGCCAGTCTTCCTATTAGCAAATAA